A portion of the Pseudoalteromonas luteoviolacea genome contains these proteins:
- a CDS encoding non-ribosomal peptide synthetase, whose product MMTARISIHNSDHPQAILKHAFSAYANNVALIFGEDQVSYQELEIQVERVAANIQQHAQENPSESPYVALYLERGIDMVIGILAAIQSGKGYIPISTEAPTSRCQFIIEDSQPALILTHSKFQNAALFNDYPTVSIESPSTQAFTPTHSAMSDIAYVIYTSGTTGNPKGVEIPYQNLLYLAEAQINRFGIDKIERALMFASYIFDASVFELITQLMLGQTVYIANEEQRHDATALGELLANNAIQFASIPPALLALMDLKHLHTLKTLVVAGETPNLDMLKRLSKVTRIFNGYGPTEYTVGTCANEYSDSHSEFNIGKPFVHTRLYLLNDQLDAVDDGESGELYISGAGIAKGYLNRPDLTQARFIDNPFYQADIDPPHFAKLYKSGDLARFDGEDYHFIGRNDSQVKLRGFRIELGEIEQVIAQHDAVKLVSCQVVKHTNTKFLVAFVVTHEAPDNTLAKRINDIVTSTLPDYMVPDHYQYLNALPMTENGKVDAHALSNSELTTMQPVNHVDLDLSQQAFLAQFQSFCLPGLEWEQDFFQQGGDSLSVINLSNQLFQQLNISVPAALIYRHRSAGQVWQALQSQKFETIALPKRHEKLEHAIPLSLQQRAIWFLAKADPSDKAYHAKCTTTFTGQLDVPAMQGAIQDVVDNHAVFRTYYDLHEPIQYIEPNYKQDVPYFDFSEYSESVALEHVDKLVNGEMNDIFAINQLPLARFAIVRTHQEKYVLIHIEHHLVHDGWSSNIFINHLFSCYKQRLNGADKATLPEITQYADYAAYQHDWLSSEQASQQRQFWKEQLKDAPGRINLPVSRLGDTPTERGRAHRVKLPRALWNDLKSYSQQNQVTPFSIALAALNIVLSRFSGDQDICVGSGVANRSYTNVENTIGMLVSTVVARVKQSAEMSINSLVQHCFEVSNDMLANQTLPFTEVVADVNPERIKGVNPLFQICFSFHDSPLPDLTLPGLENIQYYEAISSQSSKFELNIVVITRMGQDQDDSVTMLWEFDLNRYDPWFVDALSENFNHILAQLISTDGELPIEQLTLTSPPKTDKQPAQYRKTDLLSQLTAQVTAQPDQTALFTTDSEISYQELNDRADKLAGNLLQQFGQQSYIGLYLNPSIDTVIAMLAVLKAGAAYVPISTRAPAARNEFVISDANLQIVLSNTESIATLTDTQQLDWPLFNIEGEFPQCSAPGTQPMPKDNAYIIYTSGTTGQPKGVIQTHENVTRLLSATQQQYQFGNQDTWVLYHDTIFDFSVWEIWGALCHGGQLFIPSYTQARDSFEFVKQCEQFGITVLNQTPSAFYNFSDIAIESNATLSSLRTVIFGGEQLNYSRLAPWWKHFGERIQLVNMYGITETTVHVTSLPLEPKMNSYIADIGKPLNDMQVFILDSQQRPVPVGAQGELFVSGAGLAKGYLNQRELTHARFLELSFNGQIIRAYKTGDKARLLPNGHLEYLGRLDNQIKIRGHRIELGEIESHLLNIEGVKEAAVITYTRQQQTALSGYVVMHPDALFDEINFLNQLKTHLPAYMVPNAIRQQTSMPLTVNGKLDSKALPLPTLNQTKQFVAPTNEREALLCEIWQQTLGLENVGIHDNFYRLGGNSILAVQLVRNAQKWHQLAIPLSAIIASPSVAALAQHLDTLDLIDICDSNSDEPSSASAQVMEL is encoded by the coding sequence ATGATGACAGCACGCATATCAATTCATAACAGCGATCACCCTCAAGCTATTTTAAAACATGCTTTCTCAGCATACGCAAATAATGTTGCCTTAATTTTTGGCGAAGACCAAGTAAGCTATCAAGAGCTTGAAATTCAAGTTGAAAGAGTTGCTGCTAATATTCAACAACATGCTCAAGAGAATCCATCCGAGTCACCTTATGTGGCACTATATCTTGAGCGTGGTATTGATATGGTAATCGGTATTTTAGCTGCTATCCAATCAGGGAAGGGCTATATCCCCATCTCGACTGAAGCCCCGACCTCTCGTTGTCAATTTATTATTGAAGACAGTCAACCCGCTTTAATTTTGACGCATAGTAAATTTCAAAATGCAGCGTTATTTAACGATTACCCAACCGTATCAATTGAGTCTCCAAGTACACAAGCGTTTACCCCTACACACTCAGCTATGTCTGATATCGCTTATGTCATTTATACCTCAGGTACAACTGGTAATCCGAAAGGGGTCGAAATCCCCTATCAGAATTTATTATATTTAGCGGAAGCACAGATCAACCGCTTTGGTATTGATAAAATCGAACGTGCACTCATGTTTGCATCCTATATCTTTGATGCCAGTGTATTTGAGTTGATCACCCAGCTGATGCTAGGTCAGACAGTTTACATTGCCAATGAAGAGCAACGTCATGACGCGACAGCTCTGGGAGAGCTTCTTGCCAACAACGCGATTCAATTTGCTAGTATCCCCCCCGCCTTATTGGCATTAATGGATTTAAAACATCTGCACACATTAAAAACATTAGTCGTTGCAGGTGAGACCCCTAACCTTGATATGCTAAAGCGACTATCAAAAGTCACACGCATTTTTAATGGCTACGGACCTACAGAATATACGGTAGGTACGTGCGCCAATGAATACTCAGACAGTCATTCTGAATTCAATATTGGTAAGCCATTTGTTCATACACGACTTTATTTACTCAATGATCAGCTCGATGCGGTCGATGATGGAGAAAGTGGTGAGTTATATATTAGTGGCGCAGGCATCGCCAAAGGCTATTTAAATCGACCTGATTTAACTCAAGCACGTTTTATCGACAATCCATTTTATCAAGCAGACATAGATCCTCCTCACTTTGCAAAACTCTACAAATCTGGTGATTTAGCCCGATTCGATGGCGAGGACTATCACTTTATCGGTCGCAATGACAGCCAGGTTAAACTTCGAGGATTTCGCATTGAGCTAGGGGAAATTGAGCAAGTAATTGCACAACATGACGCCGTTAAACTCGTAAGCTGTCAGGTTGTAAAGCATACTAATACAAAGTTTTTAGTTGCTTTTGTCGTTACTCATGAAGCACCTGATAACACCCTTGCTAAACGCATCAATGATATCGTCACCAGTACACTGCCCGACTATATGGTACCAGACCACTATCAGTATCTAAATGCTCTGCCCATGACAGAAAACGGCAAAGTTGATGCTCACGCTCTTTCAAACTCTGAGTTGACGACGATGCAACCTGTAAACCATGTCGACCTTGATTTATCTCAGCAAGCATTTTTGGCACAATTTCAGTCTTTCTGCTTGCCCGGATTAGAGTGGGAGCAAGACTTTTTTCAACAAGGCGGTGATTCGCTCTCTGTTATCAACTTAAGTAACCAACTCTTCCAACAATTAAATATCAGTGTACCCGCCGCGCTCATTTACCGTCACCGCAGTGCAGGGCAGGTATGGCAAGCTCTACAATCGCAAAAATTTGAAACCATAGCCTTGCCAAAGCGCCATGAAAAACTCGAACATGCGATCCCACTTTCCTTGCAGCAACGCGCTATTTGGTTCCTAGCAAAGGCAGATCCGAGTGATAAAGCATATCATGCAAAATGCACCACCACATTTACTGGGCAATTAGATGTGCCTGCAATGCAGGGCGCAATTCAAGATGTTGTGGACAATCACGCGGTTTTTCGCACCTACTATGATTTGCATGAACCAATCCAGTATATAGAGCCAAATTACAAACAAGATGTTCCCTACTTCGACTTTAGTGAATACTCCGAGTCCGTGGCTCTTGAGCATGTCGATAAGCTTGTAAATGGTGAAATGAATGATATTTTTGCGATAAACCAGCTTCCACTGGCACGTTTTGCCATTGTTAGAACACATCAAGAAAAATATGTCTTAATCCATATCGAGCATCATCTAGTGCATGACGGGTGGTCGTCTAATATCTTTATTAACCACCTATTCAGTTGCTACAAACAGCGCTTAAATGGTGCAGACAAAGCCACGTTGCCTGAAATTACACAGTATGCTGATTACGCAGCTTATCAACATGACTGGTTGAGCTCTGAACAAGCATCTCAACAACGTCAGTTTTGGAAAGAACAATTAAAAGATGCACCGGGGCGCATTAACCTGCCTGTTTCTCGTCTAGGAGATACTCCGACTGAACGAGGCAGAGCACATCGCGTCAAATTACCTCGAGCATTGTGGAATGACTTAAAATCTTACAGTCAACAAAATCAGGTGACGCCTTTTTCTATTGCATTGGCAGCACTTAATATCGTCTTGTCTCGCTTCAGTGGCGATCAAGATATTTGTGTCGGCTCAGGGGTAGCTAACCGCAGCTACACCAATGTCGAAAACACCATAGGGATGCTAGTGAGCACCGTAGTTGCACGCGTCAAGCAAAGCGCAGAAATGAGTATCAACTCACTCGTGCAACATTGCTTCGAAGTCAGTAATGATATGCTGGCAAATCAAACTCTGCCTTTCACAGAAGTCGTTGCCGATGTCAATCCTGAGCGTATTAAAGGGGTCAATCCGCTATTTCAAATCTGTTTCAGCTTCCATGACTCACCGCTACCTGATCTCACGTTACCCGGCCTGGAGAACATACAATATTACGAAGCCATCAGTAGTCAGTCATCAAAATTCGAGCTCAATATCGTTGTCATTACTCGAATGGGACAAGACCAAGATGACTCTGTTACCATGCTATGGGAGTTTGACTTAAACCGTTACGACCCTTGGTTTGTTGATGCGTTAAGTGAAAACTTTAATCATATCCTTGCTCAACTTATCAGTACTGATGGCGAGTTACCCATTGAGCAGCTAACGCTGACAAGCCCGCCTAAAACAGACAAACAGCCAGCGCAATACCGTAAAACTGATCTGCTATCGCAGCTCACAGCACAAGTTACAGCACAGCCAGACCAAACAGCACTGTTTACCACTGATAGCGAAATTAGCTATCAAGAGTTAAATGACCGTGCAGATAAGCTAGCTGGCAACTTATTGCAGCAATTTGGCCAACAAAGCTATATTGGACTCTATTTAAATCCTTCTATTGATACCGTTATCGCAATGCTCGCCGTGCTGAAGGCTGGTGCAGCCTATGTTCCGATCTCAACCAGAGCACCAGCAGCAAGAAACGAATTTGTGATATCTGATGCTAACTTACAAATAGTACTGAGTAATACCGAAAGCATTGCCACGCTGACAGATACACAACAACTCGATTGGCCGCTATTTAATATAGAAGGTGAGTTCCCCCAATGCAGCGCACCTGGCACTCAACCGATGCCAAAAGACAATGCATATATCATCTATACCTCAGGGACTACAGGTCAACCCAAAGGGGTGATACAAACCCATGAAAATGTCACACGGTTACTGTCTGCAACACAGCAGCAATATCAATTCGGTAACCAAGATACATGGGTGCTTTATCACGATACTATTTTTGATTTCAGTGTCTGGGAAATTTGGGGAGCGCTTTGCCATGGCGGGCAGTTATTTATTCCTAGCTATACTCAGGCACGCGACAGTTTTGAGTTTGTCAAACAATGTGAGCAGTTTGGTATTACGGTGCTTAACCAAACACCGAGCGCATTTTACAATTTTAGCGATATCGCAATCGAATCAAATGCCACACTTAGTAGCTTAAGGACGGTGATCTTCGGGGGAGAGCAGCTAAATTATTCACGCTTGGCACCATGGTGGAAGCACTTTGGTGAGCGCATTCAATTAGTCAATATGTACGGCATCACAGAAACCACTGTGCACGTAACCTCTCTACCGCTAGAACCAAAGATGAATTCGTATATCGCTGATATTGGTAAGCCATTAAATGATATGCAAGTATTTATTTTGGATAGCCAGCAGCGACCCGTGCCAGTGGGTGCGCAAGGTGAGCTATTTGTGAGTGGTGCAGGTCTAGCAAAAGGTTACCTCAATCAAAGAGAGTTGACCCATGCGCGATTCCTTGAGCTCTCATTCAATGGCCAGATCATAAGAGCCTACAAAACGGGTGATAAAGCCAGATTATTACCAAATGGCCACTTAGAATACTTAGGCCGACTCGATAATCAAATCAAAATACGAGGCCACCGTATTGAGCTCGGTGAGATCGAGTCACATTTGCTTAATATTGAAGGGGTAAAGGAAGCTGCGGTGATCACTTATACGCGCCAGCAACAAACAGCTCTCAGTGGATATGTTGTAATGCATCCTGATGCCCTTTTCGATGAAATTAATTTCTTAAATCAACTTAAGACCCATTTGCCAGCTTATATGGTCCCTAATGCGATCCGTCAACAAACCTCGATGCCTTTAACCGTGAACGGTAAATTGGATAGTAAAGCACTGCCATTACCGACACTAAACCAGACTAAACAATTTGTCGCACCAACCAACGAACGGGAAGCTTTGCTTTGCGAGATTTGGCAACAGACGTTAGGGTTAGAAAACGTGGGGATCCACGATAATTTCTATCGATTAGGGGGGAACTCTATCCTAGCCGTGCAACTTGTTCGCAACGCGCAAAAGTGGCATCAACTGGCCATTCCATTATCGGCGATTATCGCGAGCCCTTCAGTAGCGGCTTTGGCACAGCACTTAGACACATTGGATCTCATTGATATTTGTGACTCAAACAGTGACGAGCCAAGCTCAGCTTCTGCTCAAGTCATGGAGCTGTAG
- a CDS encoding ATP-binding cassette domain-containing protein: MKVIQVECVSKTYQYYKKPQGFSASLKNLFQREILYTEAIKDISFDIERGQVVAVVGEAGAGKTTTMKMLSGTELPTQGAIKVFGDTPCAQATAFKKRCAFLTGEDNQLWPDLPAIDSFNLCQCIYEIPLPIYRQRLSYLSELLHVSHLLDIQVRRLSGVERIKMELIAALLHDPELLFLDEPTLGLDFLSQRAVMRCLKSLAKDDQLTVLVSSDTVDDIATLCERVLVIKSGRLICDDDIELARQALGELAAAI, encoded by the coding sequence GTGAAAGTTATACAAGTTGAGTGTGTTAGCAAAACTTATCAGTACTATAAAAAGCCGCAAGGGTTTTCAGCCTCTTTAAAAAACCTCTTTCAGCGGGAAATATTGTATACAGAAGCCATTAAAGACATTTCTTTCGATATCGAGCGTGGTCAAGTTGTTGCCGTAGTTGGTGAAGCAGGAGCTGGGAAGACGACGACAATGAAGATGTTATCTGGTACTGAACTACCTACTCAAGGCGCCATCAAGGTATTCGGTGATACACCTTGTGCGCAGGCTACTGCATTTAAAAAGCGGTGTGCTTTTTTGACCGGTGAGGATAATCAACTTTGGCCAGATCTTCCTGCAATTGACAGTTTCAATCTATGCCAATGTATATACGAAATCCCATTGCCCATATATCGTCAAAGGTTGAGTTATTTGTCAGAGCTTTTGCATGTATCACATTTATTGGACATCCAAGTACGGCGCTTGTCAGGTGTCGAGCGCATTAAAATGGAGCTAATCGCGGCTTTATTGCATGATCCAGAGTTACTTTTTTTAGATGAGCCGACTCTGGGGCTGGATTTTTTATCACAGCGAGCGGTGATGCGATGCTTAAAATCATTAGCCAAAGATGACCAACTGACGGTTTTAGTATCAAGTGATACTGTGGATGATATTGCAACGTTATGTGAGAGAGTGTTAGTGATCAAAAGCGGGCGTTTGATATGTGATGACGACATTGAATTGGCAAGACAAGCTTTAGGAGAGCTTGCAGCAGCGATATAA
- a CDS encoding AsmA family protein, translating into MKAILKGVVGLLIFIVVLIVVAPMLIPTETIVSQLTTQVEKTTGRKLTIAGDSELSILPELNIKLNQVTFDNMPTGNAPHMLEMEQLAIHIPWGSLLSGDFKLERFVIQNPQILLEVDSTGKPNWQLFGATSTSSSTSTSEVSSGPVTLPDGFDIALGEVAIYGGSLTYVDNQGGTKEELSDLSLSVALPSLYQSLSVQGQVTFQGQRFDLELSVDTPAKAIQSEDFKFTKKLSNELVNIDFNGSVLNQGQLFEGALSLSGSSVKSLAAWQKVDLNAKDKAFNQFEVTGDMSFSDNVFRLKQFTAALDELAIKGRAQVNLVQRLSVNADIDLGMLDLNPYLPESAAVPEQTPEPKEDTPVQPIVWDDTEIDLSALNTLDANIVVRSTGLQARKITLGKNQLSVKLNGGKAVVSLDSFNAYEGTGKGKIEINGAKKPYQIKTNFALNSINAEPLLSDAIDFDKVLGKGSINWQLTTQGVSQKQFVSLLGGQLAFEFKDGGVKGANLAEMVRKGQEMLKGNFSGLSEGINADFDPQQKTDFSALTGSFKFNKGVGTNTDLLLASPLIRVTGSGDVDLPKTFVDYRLVTGIVDTIEGQSSRDNSTGFKVPVRIKGPFHKVETHLDLSSAAKDKAKDAIKDKLKDKFKGLFGG; encoded by the coding sequence ATGAAGGCAATATTAAAAGGTGTAGTAGGTTTACTGATATTCATAGTGGTGTTGATAGTTGTGGCACCTATGTTGATCCCAACTGAAACGATAGTGTCACAGCTCACGACTCAAGTTGAGAAGACCACAGGCCGAAAGCTGACGATCGCAGGTGATAGTGAATTATCGATTTTGCCAGAGCTGAATATTAAGCTTAACCAAGTGACCTTTGATAACATGCCAACGGGCAATGCACCACATATGCTTGAAATGGAGCAGTTAGCTATACATATTCCATGGGGGTCTTTGCTGTCAGGTGACTTTAAGCTAGAGCGATTCGTCATTCAAAATCCCCAAATTTTGTTGGAAGTAGATTCAACAGGCAAGCCAAATTGGCAGTTATTTGGTGCAACATCGACATCATCAAGCACATCAACGAGTGAAGTAAGTTCAGGTCCAGTCACCTTACCAGATGGATTTGATATTGCCTTGGGGGAAGTAGCAATTTATGGCGGATCACTCACTTATGTAGATAATCAGGGCGGCACGAAAGAAGAACTGAGTGATTTATCATTGAGCGTAGCGCTTCCTTCATTATATCAATCTCTTTCAGTGCAAGGCCAAGTTACTTTTCAAGGACAGCGCTTTGACCTTGAATTAAGCGTAGATACGCCAGCAAAAGCGATTCAAAGTGAAGATTTCAAATTCACTAAAAAGCTTAGCAATGAGTTGGTGAATATTGATTTTAATGGCAGTGTACTTAATCAAGGTCAGTTGTTCGAAGGCGCGCTTTCGCTATCGGGCAGTTCTGTGAAATCTTTGGCAGCATGGCAAAAGGTAGACTTGAATGCCAAAGATAAAGCCTTTAATCAGTTTGAAGTCACAGGAGACATGTCATTTTCGGACAATGTGTTTCGTCTCAAGCAGTTTACCGCTGCGCTAGATGAGTTGGCCATAAAGGGTCGTGCACAAGTGAACTTGGTCCAGAGATTATCGGTCAATGCAGATATTGATTTGGGTATGCTTGATTTAAACCCTTATTTACCTGAGTCTGCTGCTGTGCCTGAGCAAACGCCAGAGCCAAAAGAAGATACGCCTGTACAGCCTATCGTATGGGATGATACTGAAATTGACTTGTCCGCTTTGAATACATTAGATGCGAATATCGTGGTGCGCTCAACTGGATTACAAGCGCGTAAAATTACGCTAGGCAAAAACCAATTGTCAGTGAAGTTAAATGGAGGCAAAGCCGTCGTATCATTGGATAGCTTTAATGCCTATGAAGGAACAGGTAAAGGGAAGATAGAAATCAATGGGGCCAAAAAGCCGTATCAGATCAAAACTAATTTTGCGCTCAATAGCATTAATGCCGAGCCATTACTCTCCGATGCTATCGACTTTGACAAGGTACTTGGCAAAGGCAGTATTAATTGGCAGTTAACTACTCAAGGGGTGAGCCAAAAGCAGTTTGTCTCGCTGCTTGGTGGACAATTGGCATTTGAGTTTAAGGATGGGGGCGTAAAAGGGGCTAATTTGGCTGAGATGGTAAGAAAAGGCCAAGAAATGCTCAAGGGTAATTTCTCTGGGCTGTCTGAAGGTATTAATGCAGATTTTGACCCTCAACAGAAAACAGATTTTTCAGCACTCACGGGGAGCTTTAAGTTTAATAAAGGCGTTGGGACGAATACTGATTTATTACTGGCAAGCCCACTTATTCGTGTGACCGGCTCTGGGGATGTTGATTTGCCTAAGACGTTTGTCGATTATCGTTTGGTAACCGGCATCGTTGATACCATTGAAGGGCAAAGTAGTCGTGATAACAGTACGGGTTTTAAAGTACCGGTGAGGATCAAGGGTCCATTTCATAAAGTGGAAACGCACTTAGATTTAAGCAGTGCGGCTAAAGACAAAGCCAAAGACGCAATTAAAGATAAACTTAAAGACAAGTTTAAAGGCTTATTTGGCGGATAG
- the purT gene encoding formate-dependent phosphoribosylglycinamide formyltransferase — translation MRITPLGTPFSPTACKILFCGGGELGKETVIEFKRLGAEVIVLDRYDNAPAMQVADRSYTLSMLDGERLAEVIRAEQPDYIVPEIEAIATDTLVELEAEGFTVVPTAKATQLTMNREGIRRLAAEELKIATSPYQFVDSIDDFRAAIEHIGMPCVVKPIMSSSGKGQSVVKTLGDIESAWEYAQQGGRAGQGRVIVEGFVDFDYEITLLTIRHSQGTSFCAPIGHVQAGGDYQQSWQPQAMSELALARSKDIASKITEALGGRGLFGVELFIKGDEVYFSEVSPRPHDTGMVTLISQDLSEFALHARAVLGLPIPTIHFHGPSASSVILVEGESDQVQFGNLGQALAEANTDIRLFGKPQVQGVRRMGVALARDNSVDEAVEKAKRVSGAVEYTV, via the coding sequence ATGCGTATTACTCCTTTGGGAACCCCTTTTTCTCCAACGGCATGTAAAATCCTGTTTTGTGGTGGCGGTGAGCTAGGTAAGGAAACAGTGATTGAATTTAAGCGATTAGGGGCAGAAGTCATCGTGTTAGATCGCTATGACAATGCGCCAGCCATGCAAGTTGCAGACAGAAGCTATACGCTCTCTATGCTGGATGGTGAGCGGTTAGCAGAGGTGATTCGCGCAGAACAGCCTGATTACATAGTGCCAGAAATTGAGGCGATCGCCACAGATACACTGGTTGAATTAGAGGCTGAAGGCTTTACGGTTGTACCAACAGCAAAAGCAACACAGCTCACCATGAATCGTGAGGGGATCCGTCGATTAGCAGCTGAAGAATTAAAAATAGCGACTTCTCCTTATCAATTTGTTGATAGCATCGACGACTTTCGTGCAGCCATTGAACACATTGGTATGCCCTGTGTAGTGAAGCCGATCATGAGCTCATCGGGTAAAGGACAAAGTGTGGTAAAAACACTGGGTGATATTGAATCTGCGTGGGAATACGCACAGCAAGGTGGTCGAGCGGGGCAAGGGCGTGTCATTGTAGAGGGGTTTGTGGATTTTGATTATGAAATCACTTTACTGACCATACGCCACAGTCAGGGTACTAGCTTTTGTGCACCAATTGGACATGTACAAGCCGGTGGAGACTATCAGCAAAGTTGGCAGCCGCAGGCAATGAGCGAACTGGCATTGGCACGCAGTAAAGACATTGCTAGCAAAATTACTGAGGCACTCGGTGGTCGCGGTTTGTTTGGGGTTGAGTTATTTATTAAAGGCGACGAGGTCTATTTTAGTGAAGTCTCTCCGCGTCCACATGATACTGGCATGGTGACCTTGATTTCCCAAGATTTGAGTGAGTTTGCGTTGCATGCGCGTGCTGTGCTTGGTTTGCCAATTCCTACGATTCACTTTCATGGTCCTTCTGCATCCAGTGTTATCCTTGTTGAAGGTGAGTCTGATCAAGTACAATTTGGCAATTTAGGGCAAGCATTGGCAGAAGCCAATACCGATATCCGCTTGTTTGGTAAACCGCAGGTTCAAGGTGTCAGACGCATGGGGGTGGCATTGGCACGAGATAATAGTGTGGATGAAGCGGTAGAAAAAGCAAAGCGTGTCAGCGGTGCGGTTGAATATACCGTTTAG
- a CDS encoding TorF family putative porin, whose product MTNKATFLLCTYAALLSTHAMSASEHSVSANAAASSNYFWRGITQSDDAAAVSGGIDYSHDSGFYMGTWASNVDFGDASSTSYELDFYLGFSGEVKALSYDIGYIHYAYPDAAGDIDFGEVYGALGWRNVSLKVSYMTHAQSDSSTEEDMLYVELSAAFPVFKDAELGLHIGNSSGDTVMEWTGEDDSYMDYGVSLNKDAYTFGLVKTDLDADDDLKVYVSYAIDFEL is encoded by the coding sequence ATGACAAACAAAGCAACTTTCTTATTGTGTACGTATGCAGCGCTCCTTTCTACCCACGCTATGTCAGCCAGTGAACACTCTGTCTCCGCCAATGCCGCTGCCAGTTCAAATTACTTTTGGCGTGGTATTACCCAATCTGATGATGCCGCAGCCGTATCAGGCGGTATTGACTATAGCCACGATTCTGGATTTTATATGGGCACTTGGGCCTCCAATGTCGATTTTGGTGACGCATCCAGCACCAGTTACGAATTAGATTTTTACCTCGGTTTTAGTGGCGAGGTAAAGGCACTGAGCTATGATATTGGCTATATTCACTACGCTTATCCAGATGCAGCAGGTGATATAGATTTTGGTGAAGTCTATGGCGCACTCGGGTGGCGCAATGTCAGTTTAAAAGTGAGTTATATGACACATGCGCAATCAGATAGCAGCACCGAAGAAGACATGCTATACGTCGAACTGAGTGCCGCTTTCCCTGTTTTCAAAGATGCTGAGCTGGGCTTGCATATTGGCAATTCCAGTGGTGATACCGTCATGGAATGGACAGGAGAAGATGACAGCTATATGGATTATGGCGTCAGCCTGAATAAAGATGCTTATACATTCGGCTTAGTAAAAACCGACCTTGATGCCGATGACGACCTCAAAGTCTATGTGAGCTACGCCATCGATTTTGAGTTATAG